CAGCAAAACCAGAATGTACCTGAGCTGACTTGTAAGCCAAGAGTGTGCTCTCAGCAGCATCCTTCCTCTCAGCACCAGTCTTGAACTCAGCAAGGTACCTATGGTAATCTCCCTTCATCTTCAGGTAAAACACTTTGGACTCAGCCAAAGACGCAGCGGGAATAAGGTGAGTATCCAAAAGGTTCAAAATCCCATCGCAGATCTTCCCAAGCTCGGTTTCAATCTTCCCTCTGTAGTCCTTGATAAGAGCAACGTGATCTTCGTTCCCTCTGCTTTCTTCCTTCTGTTCAATGGAAGAAATGATCCTCCACGATGCTCTCCTTGCACCAATCACGTTCTTGTAAGCAACGGACAAGAGGTTCCTCTCTTCCACAGTAAGCTCCTCGGAGTCAACAGTCTTGGCAACTTTCTCCATGAACTCAACCATCTCCTCGTAACGTTCGGCTTGCTCGGCTAACTTGGCCAAGTACACATTCTCTTCCCGAGCAGACGACATCGTTTCGTATCACACCCTTGTTAGAGATCCTGCTTTCAAAAACACGTTTCATGAACTTTACTGTAACTATGCTAAAATCAATAGTATATATTAATTTAGAGATGAGAATGTGGTTTACACATTAGAGTTTGGTTTAGTTATAACCGGTTTGTACCGGCTATATTATAATTATATTATATATATAATCACTATATTTTAAATCCTCTAGAGTTCGTCTTCCTCACGAGAGATTCAAACCTCAAAATCTACTAAAATCATATTCGTACAGATCAAACATCAGTACCAAGCAATCGAAGATGAAACGAACAGTAGAGGTCAACATAGACAAAATCTAGCGAGATAAACACGAAAATCGATGGAAATCATCCGTGAATATGGCCAGATCTCGAAATAAGAGCGAGCACAGACAAGAAAACCAACAACAGAGTTAACGAAACGATAACAACAACGAGCAACGGAGAAAGCTACGAGCGGCGCAAGGTCAGATCTGGAGGAGCTTACCGAGGGGGATTTTTGGAATTAGGGTTTGTCGAATTGGAAGCACGAGACGCGAAATGAGAGAAGAAATAACGGGGAAAAAGGGCAGAAGATGGGCTTTGAGTTTTGGAGAAAACGCCCAATCAGAGTACGACAAGTGTCTAACGCTGTTGACCCGTCAAAGACTTTAATTTCGTGATAAAATTGGATATATTGGGCCCTGATTTCCCGTGATTTGTCGGTGTCATTGATTGATTTTTTTTTTTTTTTTTTTTTTNNNNNNNNNNNNNNNNNNNNNNNNNNNNNNNNNNNNNNNNNNNNNNNNNNNNNNNNNNNNNNNNNNNNNNNNNNNNNNNNNNNNNNNNNNNNNNNNNNNNNNNNNNNNNNNNNNNNNNNNNNNNNNNNNNNNNNNNNNNNNNNNNNNNNNNNNNNNNNNNNNNNNNNNNNNNNNNNNNNNNNNNNNNNNNNNNNNNNNNNNNNNNNNNNNNNNNNNNNNNNNNNNNNNNNNNNNNNNNNNNNNNNNNNNNNNNNNNNNNNNNNNNNNNNNNNNNNNNNNNNNNNNNNNNNNNNNNNNNNNNNNNNNNNNNNNNNNNNNNNNNNNNNNNNNNNNNNNNNNNNNNNNNNNNNNNNNNNNNNNNNNNNNNNNNNNNNNNNNNNNNNNNNNNNNNNNNNNNNNNNNNNNNNNNNNNNNNNNNNNNNNNNNNNNNNNNNNNNNNNNNNNNNNNNNNNNNNNNNNNNNNNNNNNNNNNNNNNNNNNNNNNNNNNNNNNNNNNNNNNNNNNNNNNNNNNNNNNNNNNNNNNNNNNNNNNNNNNNNNNNNNNNNNNNNNNNNNNNNNNNNNNNNNNNNNNNNNNNNNNNNNNNNNNNNNNNNNNNNNNNNNNNNNNNNNNNNNNNNNNNNNNNNNNNNNNNNNNNNNNNNNNNNNNNNNNNNNNNNNNNNNNNNNNNNNNNNNNNNNNNNNNNNNNNNNNNNNNNNNNNNNNNNNNNNNNNNNNNNNNNNNNNNNNNNNNNNNNNNNNNNNNNNNNNNNNNNNNNNNNNNNNNNNNNNNNNNNNNNNNNNNNNNNNNNNNNNNNNNNNNNNNNNNNNNNNNNNNNNNNNNNNNNNNNNNNNNNNNNNNNNNNNNNNNNNNNNNNNNNNNNNNNNNNNNNNNNNNNNNNNNNNNNNNNNNNNNNNNNNNNNNNNNNNNNNNNNNNNNNNNNNNNNNNNNNNNNNNNNNNNNNNNNNNNNNNNNNNNNNNNNNNNNNNNNNNNNNNNNNNNNNNNNNNNNNNNNNNNNNNNNNNNNNNNNNNNNNNNNNNNNNNNNNNNNNNNNNNNNNNNNNNNNNNNNNNNNNNNNNNNNNNNNNNNNNNNNNNNNNNNNNNNNNNNNNNNNNNNNNNNNNNNNNNNNNNNNNNNNNNNNNNNNNNNNNNNNNNNNNNNNNNNNNNNNNNNNNNNNNNNNNNNNNNNNNNNNNNNNNNNNNNNNNNNNNNNNNNNNNNNNNNNNNNNNNNNNNNNNNNNNNNNNNNNNNNNNNNNNNNNNNNNNNNNNNNNNNNNNNNNNNNNNNNNNNNNNNNNNNNNNNNNNNNNNNNNNNNNNNNNNNNNNNNNNNNNNNNNNNNNNNNNNNNNNNNNNNNNNNNNNNNNNNNNNNNNNNNNNNNNNNNNNNNNNNNNNNNNNNNNNNNNNNNNNNNNNNNNNNNNNNNNNNNNNNNNNNNNNNNNNNNNNNNNNNNNNNNNNNNNNNNNNNNNNNNNNNNNNNNNNNNNNNNNNNNNNNNNNNNNNNNNNNNNNNNNNNNNNNNNNNNNNNNNNNNNNNNNNNNNNNNNNNNNNNNNNNNNNNNNNNNNNNNNNNNNNNNNNNNNNNNNNNNNNNNNNNNNNNNNNNNNNNNNNNNNNNNNNNNNNNNNNNNNNNNNNNNNNNNNNNNNNNNNNNNNNNNNNNNNNNNNNNNNNNNNNNNNNNNNNNNNNNNNNNNNNNNNNNNNNNNNNNNNNNNNNNNNNNNNNNNNNNNNNNNNNNNNNNNNNNNNNNNNNNNNNNNNNNNNNNNNNNNNNNNNNNNNNNNNNNNNNNNNNNNNNNNNNNNNNNNNNNNNNNNNNNNNNNNNNNNNNNNNNNNNNNNNNNNNNNNNNNNNNNNNNNNNNNNNNNNNNNNNNNNNNNNNNNNNNNNNNNNNNNNNNNNNNNNNNNNNNNNNNNNNNNNNNNNNNNNNNNNNNNNNNNNNNNNNNNNNNNNNNNNNNNNNNNNNNNNNNNNNNNNNNNNNNNNNNNNNNNNNNNNNNNNNNNNNNNNNNNNNNNNNNNNNNNNNNNNNNNNNNNNNNNNNNNNNNNNNNNNNNNNNNNNNNNNNNNNNNNNNNNNNNNNNNNNNNNNNNNNNNNNNNNNNNNNNNNNNNNNNNNNNNNNNNNNNNNNNNNNNNNNNNNNNNNNNNNNNNNNNNNNNNNNNNNNNNNNNNNNNNNNNNNNNNNNNNNNNNNNNNNNNNNNNNNNNNNNNNNNNNNNNNNNNNNNNNNNNNNNNNNNNNNNNNNNNNNNNNNNNNNNNNNNNNNNNNNNNNNNNNNNNNNNNNNNNNNNNNNNNNNNNNNNNNNNNNNNNNNNNNNNNNNNNNNNNNNNNNNNNNNNNNNNNNNNNNNNNNNNNNNNNNNNNNNNNNNNNNNNNNNNNNNNNNNNNNNNNNNNNNNNNNNNNNNNNNNNNNNNNNNNNNNNNNNNNNNNNNNNNNNNNNNNNNNNNNNNNNNNNNNNNNNNNNNNNNNNNNNNNNNNNNNNNNNNNNNNNNNNNNNNNNNNNNNNNNNNNNNNNNNNNNNNNNNNNNNNNNNNNNNNNNNNNNNNNNNNNNNNNNNNNNNNNNNNNNNNNNNNNNNNNNNNNNNNNNNNNNNNNNNNNNNNNNNNNNNNNNNNNNNNNNNNNNNNNNAATGAGCCACATGACTTCTTTTGG
The DNA window shown above is from Brassica oleracea var. oleracea cultivar TO1000 chromosome C3, BOL, whole genome shotgun sequence and carries:
- the LOC106336139 gene encoding 14-3-3-like protein GF14 nu, whose protein sequence is MSSAREENVYLAKLAEQAERYEEMVEFMEKVAKTVDSEELTVEERNLLSVAYKNVIGARRASWRIISSIEQKEESRGNEDHVALIKDYRGKIETELGKICDGILNLLDTHLIPAASLAESKVFYLKMKGDYHRYLAEFKTGAERKDAAESTLLAYKSAQDIALADLPPTHPIRLGLALNFSVFYYEILNSPDRACSLAKQAFDEAISELDTLGEESYKDSTLIMQLLRDNLTLWTSDLNDEVGGDEIKEASKDEPEEGKQA